A genomic stretch from Desulfotignum balticum DSM 7044 includes:
- a CDS encoding purple acid phosphatase family protein, whose translation MKRFENIPLRRIIAAWFLVLVFTGPGFTDTPAAADSFPERIVLNLTQTPHLSQAVTWRSGEKGEIPAAQIVPVSHLLEAESHAVTVKADTCQIEIDESRDVFHHSVVFESLVPGTEYAYRVGNDPHWSEWSRFKTASGRNDPFRFVFFGDIQEQVAALGSQLFRLAVMAVPDAAFWLFAGDMMDNGPDDREWAGFFEAVSWMPKTFPMLPVPGNHEYPDPRIIPRDERRITPLWRPHFTLPDNGPPGLEETVYWLSYQGVCFIILNGNEPMDAQAEWLETVLYRNTAWTIVAIHQTVYPISTRRHDTTIQEILVPIFDRYAVDLVLQGHDHGYARTKALKNHQPVTGKEKGTVYIISNSGPKFYPVSDRYDHLMARTGSKEMLFHTIDVDETTLRFTAFDLMQQPVDEVVIHKNIP comes from the coding sequence ATGAAACGATTTGAAAACATACCCCTGAGACGGATCATCGCAGCATGGTTTCTGGTGCTGGTTTTCACAGGTCCGGGATTTACAGACACCCCGGCGGCAGCAGATTCCTTTCCGGAACGGATCGTCCTGAATCTCACCCAGACCCCTCATCTGTCACAGGCGGTCACGTGGCGGTCCGGAGAAAAAGGCGAAATCCCGGCCGCTCAGATCGTGCCGGTATCCCATTTGCTGGAGGCGGAATCCCATGCGGTCACAGTCAAGGCGGATACCTGCCAGATAGAAATTGATGAATCACGGGATGTGTTTCATCATTCCGTGGTGTTTGAATCACTGGTTCCGGGCACGGAATATGCCTACCGGGTCGGGAATGATCCGCACTGGAGCGAATGGAGTCGGTTCAAAACCGCATCCGGCCGGAATGACCCGTTCCGGTTTGTTTTTTTCGGTGATATCCAGGAACAGGTCGCGGCCCTGGGATCCCAGCTGTTCCGGTTGGCCGTTATGGCAGTGCCGGATGCGGCATTCTGGCTGTTTGCCGGGGACATGATGGACAATGGACCGGATGACCGGGAATGGGCCGGGTTTTTTGAGGCGGTTTCCTGGATGCCGAAAACCTTTCCCATGCTGCCGGTGCCGGGGAATCATGAATATCCGGATCCCCGGATCATCCCGAGAGATGAACGACGGATCACCCCGCTGTGGCGGCCCCATTTCACGTTGCCGGACAACGGCCCGCCAGGTCTTGAGGAAACCGTGTATTGGCTTTCTTACCAGGGGGTGTGCTTCATCATTCTCAACGGCAATGAGCCGATGGATGCCCAGGCTGAATGGCTGGAAACCGTCTTGTACCGGAACACCGCCTGGACCATTGTTGCCATCCATCAAACGGTCTATCCCATTTCTACCCGCCGGCATGACACCACCATCCAGGAAATACTTGTGCCGATTTTTGACCGATATGCCGTGGACCTGGTGCTCCAGGGCCATGACCATGGATACGCCCGCACCAAAGCCTTAAAAAATCACCAGCCCGTGACCGGCAAAGAAAAAGGCACGGTGTACATCATTTCCAACAGCGGGCCTAAGTTTTATCCGGTCAGTGACCGGTATGATCATCTCATGGCCAGAACCGGGTCAAAAGAAATGCTGTTTCACACCATTGACGTGGATGAAACCACACTGCGGTTCACCGCGTTTGATCTGATGCAGCAGCCTGTGGATGAGGTGGTGATTCACAAAAATATCCCATAA
- a CDS encoding ABC transporter ATP-binding protein — protein sequence MKYNPDQILIEMKNAAFSFGRIPVFRQVNLKIARGEVFCLLGPNGCGKTTLIDCMLGIRILDTGHLNLMGQSQARYSPKETARVMAYVPQKHDRHFSFSVMDLLLLGRTPYTAFYASPGKQDIEKAQTILEMFGLSHLKHRDYTRLSGGETQLVMIMRALIQETPVIVMDEPTSHLDFRHELIVLETLARLIRERRITLVMATHFPNHAFYFENAGIPVNVAFMGNQSVKPSGTPSRALTQENLARFYHIETLVMTHTLPGKGPIKQIIPIKTLDLETDGSA from the coding sequence GTGAAATACAATCCAGATCAGATCCTCATTGAAATGAAAAATGCGGCGTTTTCTTTCGGCCGGATACCGGTTTTCCGGCAGGTGAATCTGAAAATTGCCAGAGGCGAGGTGTTCTGTCTGCTGGGACCCAATGGATGCGGAAAAACCACCTTGATCGACTGTATGCTGGGCATACGCATTTTGGACACGGGCCACCTGAACTTGATGGGGCAATCCCAAGCCCGGTACTCTCCCAAAGAGACCGCCCGGGTCATGGCCTATGTGCCGCAGAAGCACGACCGGCATTTCTCTTTTTCCGTAATGGATCTGCTGCTGCTGGGAAGAACCCCCTATACCGCTTTTTACGCCTCACCTGGAAAACAGGATATTGAAAAAGCGCAAACCATTCTGGAGATGTTTGGGCTGTCTCATCTGAAGCACCGGGACTATACCCGGTTGAGCGGGGGTGAGACCCAGCTGGTGATGATCATGAGGGCCCTGATTCAGGAGACCCCGGTGATTGTCATGGACGAACCCACCTCTCACCTGGATTTCCGGCATGAACTCATCGTTCTGGAAACCCTGGCCCGCTTGATCCGGGAGCGCCGGATCACTCTGGTGATGGCCACCCATTTTCCCAACCATGCCTTTTATTTTGAAAATGCCGGCATTCCGGTCAATGTGGCATTCATGGGAAATCAGAGTGTGAAGCCGTCGGGCACGCCTTCCAGGGCGCTGACACAGGAAAACCTGGCCCGGTTCTACCACATCGAGACTTTGGTGATGACCCATACCCTGCCGGGAAAAGGACCGATCAAACAGATTATCCCAATTAAAACCCTGGACCTTGAAACGGACGGATCTGCATGA
- a CDS encoding ABC transporter substrate-binding protein: MKKLTLNRIWMLVFLLLPVAVAEAGPAAGTDFVTTEDKAVTVTDFFGRTLTLDRPADRFACLYAFTGHVVTLLGRGRDMVAVVDGLKKDRLIRQRMPGIDALPIPAKGGVIHIETLLKADPDMVFLKPETAAAEAETRKLERFGLPYFVAGYRNMEEQMTTIEMMGKICGRYDAARAYTEYYRNMIHTVTQRTGKIPENQRVRLYHSVNEALRTDAPGTIEADWTRAAGVVNVSVGDRLHARGDKFFAGMEQILIWNPEVIIVNEAEVDQEILQDKKWGAVKAVREKNVFPIPVGISRWGHPGSLETPLAILWTAKTVYPELFSDIDLETEIKQFYHRFFDLVLTDEMVQNILSNQGMRQALDTR, encoded by the coding sequence ATGAAAAAACTTACCCTGAATCGGATATGGATGCTCGTTTTCCTGCTGCTGCCGGTTGCGGTGGCAGAGGCCGGCCCGGCAGCCGGAACCGATTTTGTCACAACAGAAGATAAGGCTGTGACGGTCACGGACTTTTTCGGCCGGACCCTGACACTGGATCGGCCGGCCGATCGGTTCGCCTGTCTGTACGCATTCACCGGACATGTGGTCACGCTTCTGGGCAGGGGCCGTGATATGGTGGCGGTGGTGGACGGGCTGAAAAAAGACCGGCTGATCCGGCAGCGGATGCCGGGTATCGATGCTTTGCCCATCCCTGCCAAAGGCGGCGTCATTCATATAGAAACCCTGTTGAAGGCAGACCCGGATATGGTATTTCTCAAACCGGAAACCGCAGCGGCGGAAGCGGAAACTCGGAAACTGGAACGATTCGGACTGCCTTATTTTGTGGCGGGGTACCGTAACATGGAAGAACAGATGACCACCATCGAGATGATGGGAAAAATCTGCGGCCGGTATGATGCGGCCCGGGCCTATACCGAGTATTACCGGAACATGATCCATACCGTGACGCAACGCACCGGCAAAATACCGGAAAATCAGCGGGTACGGCTGTATCATTCGGTCAATGAAGCTCTCAGAACCGATGCCCCCGGAACCATTGAAGCGGACTGGACCCGGGCGGCCGGGGTTGTCAACGTATCTGTGGGAGACCGGCTGCATGCCAGGGGAGACAAATTTTTTGCCGGCATGGAACAGATTCTGATCTGGAACCCGGAGGTGATCATCGTAAACGAGGCCGAGGTGGATCAAGAGATTTTGCAGGACAAAAAATGGGGTGCCGTCAAAGCGGTCCGGGAAAAAAACGTGTTTCCCATCCCTGTGGGCATTTCCCGGTGGGGGCATCCCGGCAGCCTGGAAACACCCCTGGCCATTCTGTGGACCGCCAAAACCGTTTATCCGGAGCTGTTTTCCGACATTGATCTTGAAACAGAGATCAAACAATTTTACCATCGATTTTTTGATCTGGTTCTGACAGATGAGATGGTGCAAAACATTTTGAGCAACCAGGGGATGCGTCAGGCTTTGGACACCCGGTAA
- a CDS encoding FecCD family ABC transporter permease — MRSFRRHRTLWYGLMAVLPLVLGACSVFLGRYPVSVRDIGALAAAAWTGQTMDPTHFSVIVHVRLPRIILGALVGGSLAVSGAAFQGLFRNPLVSSGMLGVSSGAGFGAALALILFDRYGYVYPFAFGFGLLAVLLCFFIGRLTASTQAITLVLGGVIVGSIFSALISLLKYLADPYDELPAIVFWLMGSLSRAEYDHILTAGIPMMAGSLGLVIVRWRLNVLAMGDREAHSLGLNVNANRIFIIVCATLATAGAVCVSGVIGWVGLVVPHMGRMIIGNDNKALIPVAFCMGAAFLILVDDISRLISTSEMPLGILTSLLGGPFFIYLLRRTRGREW, encoded by the coding sequence TGTTCCGTTTTTCTGGGGCGGTATCCGGTGTCGGTCCGGGATATCGGTGCACTGGCGGCTGCGGCATGGACCGGGCAGACGATGGATCCCACCCATTTCAGCGTGATCGTTCATGTCCGGCTGCCCCGGATCATTCTGGGCGCCTTGGTGGGAGGGAGCCTGGCCGTGAGCGGGGCCGCGTTTCAGGGATTGTTCCGCAATCCCCTGGTCAGTTCCGGCATGCTCGGGGTCAGCTCCGGGGCCGGGTTCGGGGCGGCCCTGGCCCTGATTTTGTTTGACCGGTATGGGTATGTGTATCCGTTTGCCTTTGGATTCGGGTTGCTGGCAGTGCTGCTGTGCTTTTTCATCGGCCGGCTTACCGCATCCACCCAGGCGATCACCCTGGTGCTGGGCGGGGTGATCGTGGGATCGATTTTTTCCGCCCTGATCTCTTTGCTCAAATATCTGGCAGACCCGTATGATGAACTGCCGGCCATTGTGTTCTGGCTCATGGGCAGCCTGTCCCGGGCCGAATACGACCATATTCTCACCGCCGGGATTCCCATGATGGCAGGCTCCCTGGGCCTGGTGATCGTTCGCTGGCGCCTGAACGTGCTGGCCATGGGAGACCGGGAGGCCCATTCCTTGGGGCTCAACGTCAATGCCAACCGGATTTTCATCATTGTCTGCGCCACCCTGGCCACTGCCGGGGCCGTGTGTGTGAGCGGTGTCATCGGGTGGGTGGGGCTGGTGGTCCCGCACATGGGCCGGATGATCATCGGCAACGACAACAAAGCATTGATCCCCGTGGCATTTTGCATGGGGGCCGCGTTCCTGATTCTGGTGGATGATATCAGCCGCCTGATCAGTACCAGTGAAATGCCCCTGGGGATTCTGACCTCTCTTTTGGGCGGCCCGTTTTTCATTTACCTGCTCAGGCGGACCCGGGGCCGGGAGTGGTGA